The Triticum urartu cultivar G1812 chromosome 6, Tu2.1, whole genome shotgun sequence genome includes the window GCCCTCCAAAACACACCCGATGCATCGCGGCAAACGGCTCCCACAGCCCCCTTCCACCAGCACGTGGCACAGCCACATCAACATTAATTTTGACATGATCATCAGGTGGTGGCTGCCAAGTAGTAGGGCGGGCTCTTGGAGTTGTCGGTGACCTGTCAACAGGTTTCTGTATCTGCTTCAAATCAGCCAAGTAGCTGGTGACAAAACCATGAGTTGAGAATGGAGTTCTGTAAATTCCTTCATGGATTATTTTCCTCCTCGCCGCCCATATGGCCCAAAGTGTGACAATCATGGTAGTAAACTCCTCTTGAGAAAGCGATTCGCTCATCAGAAAGAGCCATCTCTTTGCTTGATCATCTCTCTGCATACACATATGTTGCACCATATCCTCATTTGATAGAGCCCACACACACCGGGCGTAGTTGCAATCAATAAGAAAATGGTGCCAGTTGTCCGCTGCTCCGCATAACGCACACACATGCGACGGTGACATGTTTCGACGATGCAGAACATCACTAGTAGGAAGTGAGTGACGAGCCAGCCTTCATGTGAAAATTTTCAGTTTTGAAGGAACTTGCAAGCCCCAAATTGATGACCATCCTTTTGATTCACCGCTGGACATCTCCTCGGCCTCATCTAGCCAATCTTCCCTTCCCGTCTTCATCTTGTGGATCAAATTGTAGGCTGATTTTACTGAGAAACGCCTCTTTGGATCGCCCGACCATGCCCAAACGTCATCCACATGTCTTGTACAGAGGGGGATCTTCAGGATTGCCTCCGCATCGGCTGAAACAAAAACTTGACGAACTACCTCCTCTCGCCAGCATACCATGGTTGGTTCGATGAGATCGCTCACCATCAGCGGAGGATCAGCCACCCTAGGCGGAAAAGGTTTCATGAGGCCACTTCTTGGGAGCCAGTTATGATGCCAAATTCTGGTCGTTGCGCCATCCCCAATGCGCCTGATGATCCCATGGTTCAAAACATTTCTTCCATCAATAATGGCTCGCCAGACCTACGATGGATGGGGGCCTAACTCCGCCTCCAATAAGGTCGTCGTTGGGTAGTAGACGGACTTAAGAATGCGAGCACTTAGGGAGTCCGGTTCTTGTAAAAGTCGCCAAGCCTGCCTTGACAGTAGGGCAACATTGAAGATCTCAAGATCATGAAAACCCAGCCCTCCTAGGTCCTTCGGCCTCGTCATGACATCCCACGAGACCCAACATGGATTCCTTCTTCCTTGTTTACTTCCCCATCAAAATTGCCGTATGATGGAGGTTACACTCTCACAAACTCGTCTAGGAAGCCGAAAGCAAGACATTGAAAAAACTGGGATCGCTTGTGCGACCGGTTTGATGAGGACTTCCTTTCCACCAACTGAAAGCATTTTTCGCATCCATCCTCTTACTTTCTCCCACACTCTGTCACGAAGGTACTTGAACGTGCCGTTCTTGGAGTGACCAACATCCGTTGGCAACCCTAAATATCTGTCACTCAAGGATTCATTGTGGACATTTAGACTTTGCATGACACCTTGTTTAAGAGAATCTGGACGACCTCTTTTTTTTAGGGTCAAGCATAGCTTGTATATTACTGGTGCCCGGGCAGATCACCCAAAGCACAAACAGCCACGTTGGATGGAACATCCGACTCCCACTCCACAGAGTGGTGTACATCACATAAGCGCCCAAGTTTGGCAAGCGCGTCAGCTACAGAGTTTACATGTCTCTTACAGAGTATTATTTCATGGTGTGAGAACCACAACTTAAGTTGAAGCTTAGTATCTTCAATGATTGCAGAGTATGCCGAGGAGTCTACTTTCCCCAAGTCCATGGCTTCCGCTAGCAATTGGCAGTCCGTTTCGAAGATCACCCGTAACATACCCATATCCGCAGCAAAAGAGACGGCTTCGGCCATAGCATGAACCTCAGCCGCAAAGGCATCAGCCACAAGTTCCTTCCTGCCAGCTCGTGCTCCCAGGATAGTACCCGCCGCATCTCTCGCCACCACACCACATCCAGCATGTGACTCGCCTGGCATGTGCGACTCCTCGATGTTGAGCTTAATCTTGTCATTCGGTGGGGGTATCCACGCAGATTTGACTGGAGCAGCCCCTGCTTGTGCATAGACCTGGTAATATTCCATAGCGCAGCTCCTCGTCCTCCACGCCACGTCCGCGGACGACTCCGGCATCTCTCCTTCCCTCACCTTATTCCGGTTGCTCCACCACAGCCACCAGAAGGTAAGGATTAGGATGCGCTTTTTCTCATCTAGCCCCCAAAGAAAGTCCAACATCACATGCACAGACGTGATACGTTCCAGCTCCATTCTTTCCTTCTCTAGCGACAGGTCCCTCCAGACTTCCTTGACTGCCTTGCATTTGACGAACAAGTGTGccccgtcctcctccactcttcCACAGAATAGGCATGTTTTATCCTCAACTTGCACACCTCTTCTCACAAGGTTAGTCCGCAAGGCCAGAGACTCATGCTTTATGTGCCATGCAAACATCTGAATATTTCTCGGGCAGGGTAGCTTCCAGAGTCTCTTCCATGAATCATCATGACAGTTATCGAGATTCCCCGGTAGGCCCGTGCTACTGCCCGCATTGCCATCACGCTCGTTCTTCTCCAACTGAACATGCAATTTGTATGCACTCCTGACTGTGTGGTTTCCCTTTGCTTCGAATTGCCAGGCAATAAAATCAACAACTCCTTCGCGAAGAGGGATTTGCATAATAGAGGCTGCATCAACTGGCCAAAAGGTATCCCGGACGAGTTGTTCATCCCAACTCCCCGTTATGGGACTAATGAGGTCAGAAACAAACTCAAGCAGGCTGGGCCCCCTTGGAGTTAAAACCTTTCGTGACCAAGGCCTAGGAAGCCACGGATCAGACCATATCCGCACCTGTGTGCCCTCCCCAATACGCCAAACGTACCCCTCCTTAAACAGATCCAGCCCATGAAGGAGACTTCTCCATGAATAAGAGATTCCATCCTTAGCCACGGCATCTAGAACATGAGTGTTTGGAAAGTATCGGGCCTTTAGAATTTGAGCGCATAGGGACTCCTGGTTTTGGATCAAACGCCAGATCTGCCGAGAAAGCATAGCTAGGTTGAAGCTATGCATATCCCTGAACTCGAGTCCCCCTTGAGCTTTAGACCGTGTCAATTTTTCCCAACTGATCCAGTGAAGCGTGTTTTCCTTCTCTTGCTGGCTCCACCAATACTTCCCCATAGGCGAACTTAATTCTTGGCAGAATGACTTTGTCAGATAGAAGCACCACATAACGAAGGTTGGTATGGCCTGCGCAACTGCTTTCACTAGAGTCTCCTTCCCTACTTTCGCTATGAGCCGCTCTTGCCATCCATAAACCTTCCCCGCCATTGAACCTTTGACATAAGCGAAGGCTTTCTTCTTTGATTTACCCATATGGACCAGGAGGCCAAGATACTTTTCATTCCAATTCTCGCTCTAGATGTGTATGGTCTGTTTCACCTCTGCTAGAGAAAAATGCAAGTGGTAGTTCAAAAAGGTGGAAAGGAGAGCAGGAACCACGCCGAAGGGCCCACGTGTCAGCGGCCCGTACTAAACCACCTCCCCTTATCCCCTCTTCCACCGTCCCCTGCTGCTTGGCCCTGTGCCGCTCCACATCACCACCTCGAGCTTTTGCTTCGTACCTCCCCCTCGCAAGCGCTAAACTCGCGGCCGGGCGCCATGGCGCACTCCTGCCTCTCCGCGGCGCGCACGGCGGCGGCGCTGCGCCTCCCGTTCCAGGCCGACCACGCCGCGTCCGCGTTCCCCCGCCCGGCGCGCGCGTCGTCGTCCCGTCCGCACGCGCACCGGCTCATTGCCGCCGCGCCCGTCGTGCCGGTGCCGCGGGGGAGCAGGCGCGCGCTCGCCGTCGTCGCGTTGGCGTCGCAGGAGGAGGCCACGGCTGTCGAGGAGGCGCAGGAAGAAGAAGTAGTACAGGAAGCCCCGGGGCAGCTGGAAGAGGATGAGCCAGCAGGGGAGGTCGAGGAGCCGCAGCCGGAGGAGGCGGAGCAGGGTGCGGCCGCGGAGGCGAGCTCGGACGGCGGCGATGGAAGCACCGGCACCGGGAGCAGCGCCACCAAGCTCTACTTCGGGAACCTGCCGTACAACTGCGACAGCGCGCTGCTCGCCGGCATCGTGCAGGACCACGCCGTCCCGGAGATGGTCGAGGTACGCGCGCGCACGCACGCTGTTTGCTGAAATGGTTACCTTAATTCCACATACATGATCAGATCACTATTTTGACTAGAGCTCATCCGGCATCCTACTTAACCTGCATGATCGATCTTGATCTCAAACGCCTGCATTGCATTTTTCAGGTGCTGTACGACCGGACGACGGGGAGGAGCCGGGGCTTCGCCTTCGTGACGATGAGCACGCTCGAGGACTGCGAGCGGGTCATCAAGAACCTCGACGGCACCGTGAGCACTCTGCTCAATCTATCTACCATCACTCCGCACAGTGCTGCAATGGAATTCATGATCGATTTTACGTTTCGGTTGTTCTTTCAGCTGTACAGCGGGCGCACGATGAGGGTGAACATGGCCGACAGGCCGAAGCCGAAGGCGCCGCTGTACCCGGAGACGGAGCACAAGCTCTTCGTGGGCAACCTGTCGTGGACGGTCACCCCGGAGATGCTGACCGACGCGTTCCAGCGCTGCGGCAACGTGGTCGGCGCCCGGGTGCTCTACGACGGCGAGACCGGCCGCTCCCGCGGCTACGGCTTCGTCTGCTACTCCACCAAGGAGGAGATGGACCAGGCCATCGAGACGCTCAACGGAACGGTAAGAAACACTGCCTGACACCATCTCCCTTCATGTTTGGTACATGAGAAGCTGCAGATGTGCATGTCTTGGTACAAGCTACTGAATTGTTTCCTAATGTGGTGATGATCACTAACCTGACACTAGTACCTGCAAACCCATCAAATGCAGAATGTGGCAAGATGAACTCTGTTTTGTTAACTAACTTGGTTCTGCTTGGAAATTCATTTTTCACAGGTCCAATAAAAATAATCAGATTTCATGACATAACTGAAGTTAACTGAATAACAACGCGTCTTGCAGGAAATCGAAGGCAGGGAGATCCGGGTCAACTTGGCCCTGGGGAAGAGATACTAGAGAGCTGGATTGTTTCTTCACATTGGAGAAACTCGCATCGGGGTTTATGCAATGCTTCCTCGCAATGCAGATCACGGAGCAGCAAATAAGCCATCGATTGCTCGTGGGAGCGCATTCCAAGAGCAGTAACACATGGTTCTTGCATCGCCTGATCTGATATGCCAACATGGTGTATATTTGGTGGCTTCGTTCGTCGAGATGGAGCGGGGGAAAGCCTTACTTTTCTAAAAGAAAATTTGATATGTATTTTTTGCGAGGGAAGATTGATATGTACTTAATGATGTGAAATTGTGACTGAAAATTATTGGGGTTGCTGGTGAGCATATATTTCCATGGTTCCATGATCTTGGAACCGCATTCTTTTAGATCCGCTTGCAACTTGGTTTTATGTTTTTCTCACAAATTATTGGGCTGAGGATGATAGAGTACCTAATTAAGTGTACATATTTGTCCGAGATGGATCCGTTACCATTCTTTCTACTAGCAGTTATGCCAGATTCATGTGAACACTAAGCTGTTGTTTGGAGAATCAACTCAGACTTTTTTTTCCAATTCAACATTGTCAATGCATATTGCAACTGCAAATGTAATATACACTGCAATACTAATTTTCTGAGAGATGATATAATACATTAGAGGCAAGAGTACAAAGACACATACACAAACATCAGAGCACCATGAAGCTCGTAAGTTGTAAGTATTGTGACAGATCATTTATGACGGTGACAATTTTCTTCCACCTTTTCTTGGTTTGATGGCGACCACACCACGCGGATAGAGGCTAACAAAGTAGCAAAGTTTTCTTTTCATTGGCGTATTAAGGGGAATTTGGGGGAAAAGACAACTTCacaaaaaggaaagaaataaaaGAACAAATGAAGTGAAATTAGCTCATAGCTGCTTTTATGTTTTGATTGTTTTTTGTCGTTGGTGTTGTACAATGCATGCACGACGGGGGTGAACATCAGCGACAAGTCAAAGACGATGCCGCCCCAACAGATGGGACACAAGCTCTTAGGccttccactatgtaggccaaaagcGGTGCTAAATTTGTTTTTTGGGTATTTGGCACCGATGCCCTACATTGCCCAAGCGATGCCAAACAAAAATTTCTGGGCACCGGAGCACCTACTTGCTTTGATGCCAAATCCTTCCATGCAATAAAGTAAACCATGTCAGCCCATGCAACAGCCAGGAAGGGACGCTGGCAGTGGGGTGGCCAAGGCTGATTTATACTAATTTATATGAGTGGGCTTGAGTTCCAATCGATGCTAGATTCTTCGACATTGTGTGATCGGTGCTAAATTATTTTCATCTGACATCTATGTGTATGTGGCATACTTTTCAGAGTTTTGGCACCAGATACATAGTGGAAGGCCTTAGTAGCCAATCTGTCCAAGACGGTTTCCCTGGAGATGCTCACCATTGAGTTCCAATGGTGCCAAAAACATAATTGGTGTCCGAGTGCTCTGACGGTAAGACCGACCAGTCCCGTCGCTATGCCTTGTCAGCTTGTCAATGCATAATTTATGTTGTGCATACATGTATCCATAGTTGAGAAATGTAGTGCTGGAGGCCATCAAATGATCCGCCGACAGAACCCCTATGAATTAAGATGGTGTGCCATAGAATTTAAACGAATGATATCGACACGCTCAAATGAACGGTAAACCAGTCCTACATTCTTACCATATCTATTTCGTTTGCTACATGAGAAACTACATATGTGCAAGCTAGATGCAAAACTTCTAAATTTCTTTTATACTACTAACATTAACATAACAACCGTGCATATTCAAACCTTTTCTAATGCAAAAAAATGCAGCAATGGACAATTTTGGATCTATTTTCCAAGTTGAAATATACTTTCTGAACTAGTAATATCACATCTCACAGACAAAATAAGAACATAACTAAATAACACATGTTGTAGGAAATCATAGTTAGGGATATCCGGCACAACTTAGTCTTTGATAAAAAAAAGACATTAGAGATTAGTTGTTTCTTCACATAGAAAAACCTTTCAAAAGGTTTCTGCGATGCTTTTATACCATAAAAATCACAACTTAGGTGATACAATTATTCTTGTGAATTACAGACCATTAGACTAGACATTCATTTCTTGTTTGAGCACACTGCAAGAGCCACAACGGGGACGATATGTTTATTCAAAGTTATAACATGGTCAACGGATGTACCAATTGATATATGTCTAATGCTGCGGAATTAGATTCTATTGCCTCATTCTCTCTGTACGACATTGTTTTGATCTCCTTACAACTTATTTTGTTCTTGTTAAACGATGGGTTGGCTAAACATACACTATATTGAGTGGACATGATGAATCAAGACTTTACTCAATATACTCCAATCATTTCATAATTTTACAAAATTTAAACTATT containing:
- the LOC125515410 gene encoding 28 kDa ribonucleoprotein, chloroplastic-like; its protein translation is MAHSCLSAARTAAALRLPFQADHAASAFPRPARASSSRPHAHRLIAAAPVVPVPRGSRRALAVVALASQEEATAVEEAQEEEVVQEAPGQLEEDEPAGEVEEPQPEEAEQGAAAEASSDGGDGSTGTGSSATKLYFGNLPYNCDSALLAGIVQDHAVPEMVEVLYDRTTGRSRGFAFVTMSTLEDCERVIKNLDGTLYSGRTMRVNMADRPKPKAPLYPETEHKLFVGNLSWTVTPEMLTDAFQRCGNVVGARVLYDGETGRSRGYGFVCYSTKEEMDQAIETLNGTEIEGREIRVNLALGKRY